A genomic region of Methylobacterium durans contains the following coding sequences:
- a CDS encoding MotA/TolQ/ExbB proton channel family protein has product MAARPASPPLAKPGIYLVRMLVFLILIGFLAFVLFKQITPAFLANPGLNGLILGVLLIATLLAFGQVFRLFREVSYVNAVAAGETVPKAPNLLAPLVPAIEARRAGATLPGTRSFLDTVDARLDEGRDILRYVAGLLILLGLLGTFWGLIDTLSAVGSVIRSMRGGGGEASVMFDELKNGLAVPLGGIGLAFSASLFGLASSLVVGFLDLQAGQAHARFHNELEDWLTSGVVEAAGAPVGVLPAPQDPAAARELKEAVDRLTTIISEGANSRAATQAMTNLAEGIQGLVQHMRAEQQMIRDWVEAQASRERELKQVLDRLGRERV; this is encoded by the coding sequence ATGGCGGCCCGTCCCGCGTCCCCTCCGCTGGCCAAGCCCGGCATCTACCTCGTGCGGATGCTGGTCTTCCTGATCCTGATCGGGTTCCTGGCCTTCGTCCTGTTCAAGCAGATCACCCCGGCCTTCCTCGCCAATCCGGGGCTCAACGGGCTCATCCTCGGCGTCCTCCTCATCGCGACGCTGCTCGCCTTCGGGCAGGTCTTCCGCCTGTTCCGGGAGGTCTCCTACGTCAACGCGGTGGCGGCCGGCGAGACGGTGCCGAAGGCGCCGAACCTCCTCGCCCCCCTCGTCCCGGCCATCGAGGCCCGGCGCGCGGGCGCGACGCTGCCCGGCACGCGCTCCTTCCTCGACACGGTCGACGCCCGCCTCGACGAGGGCCGCGACATCCTCCGCTACGTCGCCGGGCTCCTGATCCTGCTCGGCCTGCTCGGCACGTTCTGGGGCCTCATCGACACGCTCTCGGCAGTCGGCTCGGTCATCAGGTCGATGCGCGGCGGCGGCGGCGAGGCGAGCGTGATGTTCGACGAGCTGAAGAACGGGCTCGCGGTGCCGCTCGGCGGCATCGGCCTCGCCTTCTCGGCCTCGCTGTTCGGCCTCGCGAGCTCGCTGGTCGTCGGCTTCCTCGACCTGCAGGCGGGCCAGGCCCATGCCCGCTTCCACAACGAGTTGGAGGATTGGCTGACCTCGGGCGTGGTCGAGGCGGCGGGCGCCCCAGTCGGCGTGCTGCCCGCGCCCCAGGATCCGGCGGCCGCCAGGGAGCTGAAGGAGGCGGTCGACCGGCTCACCACCATCATTTCGGAAGGGGCCAACAGCCGGGCCGCGACCCAGGCCATGACGAACCTCGCCGAGGGCATCCAGGGCCTCGTCCAGCACATGCGGGCCGAGCAGCAGATGATCCGCGACTGGGTCGAGGCGCAGGCGAGCCGCGAGCGCGAGCTGAAGCAGGTGCTCGACCGGCTCGGCCGCGAGCGGGTCTGA
- a CDS encoding cell division protein ZapA — MPQINVTIDGKNYRMACGEGEQEHLAELAATFDARIGDMRRAFGEIGDMRLHVMAALTVTDELAELKRRMSALEAETAGLRALTEGAEAERSEREARLADGVNRAAERIERLSQALVAGP; from the coding sequence ATGCCCCAGATCAACGTCACCATCGACGGCAAGAACTACCGGATGGCCTGCGGCGAGGGCGAGCAGGAGCATCTGGCCGAGCTCGCCGCCACCTTCGACGCGCGCATCGGCGACATGCGCCGGGCCTTCGGCGAGATCGGCGACATGCGCCTCCACGTCATGGCGGCGCTCACGGTGACGGACGAACTCGCCGAGCTGAAGCGGCGGATGAGCGCGCTGGAGGCCGAGACCGCGGGGCTTCGCGCCCTGACCGAGGGCGCCGAAGCGGAGCGCTCGGAGCGGGAGGCGCGCCTCGCCGACGGCGTTAACCGGGCGGCCGAGCGCATCGAGCGCCTGTCGCAGGCGCTCGTGGCCGGCCCGTGA
- a CDS encoding DUF4164 family protein → MTVSIDDALARLDSALNRLEATVTRRLEAARSPDDRDVELAIMGEDRARLAAALDAAQARLAQVTATADDIGERLDRVIDTVEGVMADQDGAARPHR, encoded by the coding sequence ATGACCGTCTCGATCGACGACGCCCTCGCGCGCCTCGACAGCGCCCTGAACCGGCTGGAGGCAACGGTGACGCGCCGGCTGGAGGCGGCGCGCAGCCCGGACGACCGCGACGTCGAACTCGCCATCATGGGCGAGGACCGGGCGCGGCTCGCCGCGGCCCTCGACGCCGCCCAGGCCCGGCTGGCGCAGGTGACGGCGACGGCCGACGACATCGGCGAGCGGCTCGACCGGGTGATCGACACGGTCGAGGGGGTGATGGCGGATCAGGACGGGGCCGCCCGCCCGCACCGGTGA
- a CDS encoding TIGR00282 family metallophosphoesterase codes for MRLLFLGDVVGRPGRLAVADRLPALRERWRLNCVVVNGENAAGGFGITETICDEILQAGADAVTLGNHSFDQREALVFIARQPRLIRPANYPPGTPGRGATVVETRDGARILVVSVMGRLYMDALDDPFAAAERELSACPLGDAADAVIVDVHAEATSEKQALAHFLDGRASLVVGTHTHVPTGDHRILPGGTAYLSDAGMCGDYDSVLGMQKDEPLRRFLQKTPGSRLEAATGEGTLCGLAVETDARGLATLVAPVRFGPHLEETWPRAWD; via the coding sequence ATGCGCCTCCTCTTCCTCGGTGACGTCGTCGGGCGGCCCGGCCGCCTCGCGGTGGCGGACCGCCTGCCCGCCCTGCGCGAGCGCTGGCGGCTCAATTGCGTCGTCGTCAACGGCGAGAACGCCGCCGGCGGCTTCGGCATCACCGAGACGATCTGCGACGAGATCCTGCAGGCCGGCGCCGACGCCGTGACGCTCGGCAACCATTCCTTCGACCAGCGCGAGGCCCTGGTCTTCATCGCCCGCCAGCCGCGCCTCATCCGGCCGGCCAATTACCCGCCGGGGACGCCGGGGCGCGGCGCCACCGTCGTCGAGACCCGCGACGGCGCCCGGATCCTCGTCGTGAGCGTGATGGGCCGCCTCTATATGGACGCGCTGGACGATCCCTTCGCGGCGGCCGAGCGGGAACTTTCGGCCTGCCCGCTCGGGGACGCGGCCGACGCGGTCATCGTCGACGTCCACGCCGAGGCGACGAGCGAGAAGCAGGCGCTCGCCCATTTCCTCGACGGGCGGGCGAGCCTCGTCGTCGGCACCCACACGCACGTGCCGACCGGCGACCACCGCATCCTGCCGGGCGGCACGGCCTACCTGTCGGATGCCGGGATGTGCGGCGACTACGATTCTGTGCTGGGCATGCAGAAGGACGAGCCCCTGCGCCGGTTCCTCCAGAAGACGCCGGGCTCGCGCCTGGAGGCGGCCACGGGGGAGGGGACGCTCTGCGGCCTCGCCGTCGAGACCGACGCGCGCGGCCTCGCCACCCTCGTCGCGCCTGTGCGTTTCGGGCCGCACCTCGAGGAAACCTGGCCCCGCGCCTGGGATTGA
- a CDS encoding 5-formyltetrahydrofolate cyclo-ligase — protein sequence MAPHSSSPTSALKADLRNGALARRDALDPDARKRGSLSIAEAVLRIPALADAPIVGAFWPIRSEVDPRPIIERLFARGQRVALPKVTPDGLVFREWKAGEALVRGGFGLSEPRDELPPLDPTALIVPLAAFDRRGQRIGYGRGYYDHAIARLSGNGPVLTIGIAYAVQEIDTVPAEPHDRPLDHLVTEAGPVPLVKTATDAPPLPR from the coding sequence GTGGCTCCGCACTCCTCCTCCCCGACCTCCGCCCTGAAGGCCGACCTCCGCAACGGGGCGCTCGCCCGGCGCGACGCCCTCGATCCGGACGCGCGCAAACGCGGGTCGCTAAGCATCGCCGAGGCGGTGCTGCGGATCCCAGCCCTCGCCGACGCGCCGATCGTCGGCGCCTTCTGGCCGATCCGCAGCGAGGTCGATCCCCGCCCGATCATCGAGCGCCTGTTCGCCCGCGGCCAGCGCGTGGCCCTGCCCAAGGTGACGCCCGACGGCCTCGTCTTCCGCGAGTGGAAGGCTGGCGAGGCGCTGGTGCGCGGCGGCTTCGGCCTCAGCGAGCCGCGCGACGAACTCCCGCCCCTCGATCCCACCGCCCTGATCGTGCCGCTCGCCGCCTTCGACCGGCGCGGCCAGCGCATCGGCTACGGCCGCGGCTACTACGACCACGCCATCGCGCGCCTGTCCGGCAACGGCCCGGTGCTGACGATCGGCATCGCCTACGCGGTCCAGGAGATCGACACGGTGCCGGCCGAGCCGCACGACCGGCCCCTGGACCACCTCGTGACCGAGGCCGGCCCCGTTCCTCTCGTCAAGACAGCGACCGATGCGCCTCCTCTTCCTCGGTGA